One genomic segment of Rhodospirillaceae bacterium includes these proteins:
- a CDS encoding type II toxin-antitoxin system prevent-host-death family antitoxin: MQISVTQAKGQLTELVRRAEAGEEVVLTRHGRATVRLAPVERRPTAAERRAVIAAVQAAAANKMTEGPSAARSQDFLYDDDGLPA, encoded by the coding sequence ATGCAGATCTCCGTGACGCAGGCAAAAGGGCAATTGACCGAACTCGTCCGCCGCGCCGAGGCGGGCGAGGAGGTCGTGCTGACCCGGCACGGGCGCGCCACGGTCAGGCTGGCCCCGGTCGAGCGGCGGCCCACCGCCGCCGAGCGGCGCGCGGTCATCGCCGCCGTGCAGGCCGCCGCCGCAAACAAAATGACCGAGGGTCCGAGCGCCGCCCGCAGCCAGGACTTTCTCTACGACGACGACGGTCTGCCGGCATGA